The following coding sequences are from one Geothrix sp. window:
- a CDS encoding SDR family oxidoreductase, translating into MDLGIRGKVAMVAAGSKGLGRAAALALGAEGCAVSICGRGAEALEVTRAELAALGIRALAVAADISSAEDLARWHAATVAALGPVDILITNTGGPKAATFDHLSDEDWTSGVDSTLLNVVRMTRLVLPAMKARKWGRIVHITSLVAKQPYPLLTISSTLRAGLSGLTRTLALETAADGITVNALLPGHVMTDRQLHLAEVKSKADNITVEEHFARQAAAIPARRIGEPAEVGSVIAFLCSGPASYVTGQSLLVDGGLVQGTF; encoded by the coding sequence ATGGATCTGGGCATTCGGGGCAAGGTGGCGATGGTGGCGGCGGGCAGCAAGGGCCTCGGCCGAGCGGCGGCCCTGGCGCTGGGGGCCGAGGGCTGCGCGGTCTCCATCTGCGGCCGGGGCGCCGAGGCCCTGGAGGTGACCCGGGCGGAGCTGGCGGCCCTGGGAATCCGCGCCCTGGCGGTGGCGGCGGACATCTCCAGCGCCGAGGACCTGGCCCGCTGGCACGCGGCCACCGTGGCGGCCCTGGGCCCGGTGGACATCCTCATCACCAACACGGGCGGCCCCAAGGCCGCGACCTTCGACCACCTCAGCGATGAGGACTGGACCTCCGGCGTGGACTCCACCCTGCTGAACGTGGTGCGCATGACCCGCCTGGTGCTGCCGGCCATGAAGGCGCGGAAGTGGGGCCGCATCGTCCACATCACGAGCCTGGTGGCCAAGCAGCCCTATCCTCTGCTCACCATCAGCTCCACCCTGCGTGCCGGACTGTCGGGCCTCACACGCACCCTCGCCCTGGAGACCGCCGCCGACGGGATCACCGTCAACGCCCTGCTGCCGGGTCATGTCATGACCGACCGGCAGCTGCACTTGGCCGAAGTGAAATCCAAGGCCGACAACATCACCGTCGAGGAGCACTTCGCCCGCCAGGCGGCCGCCATCCCTGCCCGGCGCATCGGCGAGCCGGCCGAGGTGGGCAGTGTCATCGCCTTCCTGTGCAGCGGCCCGGCCTCCTATGTGACCGGCCAGAGCCTGCTGGTGGACGGCGGCCTCGTCCAAGGCACGTTCTGA
- a CDS encoding DUF2238 domain-containing protein, with product MTAKRLPLSLLLFVTAAFLLLGWHPRADRFTWFMENVPVIIGVPALVLTHRRFPLTNLLYVLIALHCLVLMVGGYWTYAEVPAGFWVKGWLHLARNPYDRLGHLFQGFVPVLIFREVLLRKGVLKPGGWSVVVLILMVLGLSAAYELLEWQTAVWTGSSADAFLGSQGDPWDTQWDMACALIGASLALASLSKTHDQFMHSLSID from the coding sequence ATGACGGCCAAGCGCCTTCCGTTGTCATTGCTCCTGTTCGTCACCGCGGCCTTCCTGCTGCTGGGCTGGCATCCCAGGGCGGACCGCTTCACCTGGTTCATGGAGAACGTCCCGGTGATCATCGGCGTGCCGGCGCTGGTGCTCACCCACCGGCGCTTCCCGCTCACGAATCTGCTCTATGTCCTGATCGCCCTGCACTGCCTGGTGCTGATGGTGGGGGGCTACTGGACTTATGCGGAAGTGCCCGCAGGCTTCTGGGTGAAGGGCTGGCTGCATCTGGCGCGCAATCCCTATGACCGGCTGGGCCACCTCTTCCAGGGCTTCGTGCCGGTGCTGATCTTCCGGGAGGTGCTCCTGCGGAAGGGCGTCCTGAAGCCCGGGGGCTGGTCCGTGGTGGTGCTGATCCTCATGGTGCTGGGGCTCAGCGCGGCCTACGAACTGCTGGAGTGGCAGACGGCCGTGTGGACCGGCAGTTCGGCCGATGCCTTCCTGGGCAGCCAGGGCGATCCCTGGGACACCCAGTGGGACATGGCCTGCGCCCTGATCGGGGCCAGCCTGGCCCTGGCCTCCCTTTCTAAGACTCATGATCAATTCATGCATTCCCTTTCCATCGATTAA
- a CDS encoding M20/M25/M40 family metallo-hydrolase encodes MNPSLLTREALGQFANESRAAFEAELKTLVEIPSISADPARQGDVRRVAEAARALFERHGGKAEILETSGNPLIHGWFGEDPSLPTITVYNHMDVQPANEPEWTAEPFTFVVDGDTYRGRGSTDDKGPAVTAFFGALAARRAGVPLNIHFLWETEEEIGSPSFEGGLNRHKDRLKTNAIVVSDTVWITRGKPSTPAGLRGLKGFRLTLETADHDLHSGVVGGAARNPLSELIKVVAEMMDGETGKVKIPGFYDEVVKPSKQELEEWAHAGFSVETFKKDHMITGMRTEDPIKVMKRVWGRPTMEVHGMVGGYTGPGIKSAVPPRAEVKMSCRLVPDMDEHKTIARIRAFVNERFPDVQFHEEHGLAPFKGHVTGPYAEAIKDAYKFAFNAPCSFTREGGSIGAVKTMEDLLGCEVFFLGLSLPSHGYHAPNENYDWEQAGGGIAAFAHYFQTVSGIKN; translated from the coding sequence ATGAATCCTTCCCTTCTCACCCGCGAGGCCCTGGGCCAGTTCGCCAACGAAAGCCGCGCGGCTTTCGAGGCGGAGCTGAAAACCCTGGTGGAGATCCCCTCCATCAGCGCCGACCCGGCCCGGCAGGGCGACGTGCGGCGCGTGGCGGAGGCGGCGCGGGCCCTGTTCGAGCGGCACGGTGGCAAGGCCGAGATCCTGGAAACCAGCGGGAATCCGCTCATCCACGGATGGTTCGGCGAGGATCCCAGCCTGCCCACCATCACGGTCTACAACCACATGGACGTGCAGCCCGCCAACGAACCCGAGTGGACGGCCGAGCCCTTCACCTTCGTGGTGGACGGCGACACCTACCGCGGGCGCGGCAGCACGGACGACAAGGGCCCGGCCGTGACGGCATTCTTCGGCGCCCTGGCGGCCCGGCGCGCAGGCGTGCCCCTCAACATCCACTTCCTCTGGGAGACCGAGGAGGAGATCGGCTCCCCCAGCTTCGAAGGCGGGCTCAACCGGCACAAGGACCGCCTGAAGACCAACGCCATCGTGGTGAGCGACACGGTCTGGATCACCCGCGGCAAGCCCAGCACCCCCGCGGGCCTGCGCGGCCTCAAGGGCTTCCGCCTCACGCTGGAGACGGCCGACCACGACCTGCACAGCGGCGTGGTGGGCGGCGCCGCGCGCAACCCGCTCTCCGAGCTGATCAAGGTGGTCGCCGAGATGATGGACGGCGAGACCGGCAAGGTGAAGATCCCCGGCTTCTACGACGAGGTGGTGAAGCCCTCCAAGCAGGAGCTGGAGGAGTGGGCCCACGCGGGCTTCAGCGTGGAGACCTTCAAGAAGGACCACATGATCACCGGCATGCGCACCGAGGATCCCATCAAGGTCATGAAGCGCGTCTGGGGCCGTCCCACCATGGAGGTGCACGGCATGGTCGGCGGCTACACCGGCCCCGGCATCAAGAGCGCCGTGCCGCCCCGCGCCGAGGTCAAGATGAGCTGCCGCCTGGTGCCCGACATGGACGAGCACAAGACCATCGCCCGCATCCGCGCCTTCGTGAACGAGCGCTTCCCCGACGTGCAGTTCCACGAGGAGCACGGCTTGGCACCCTTCAAGGGCCACGTCACCGGCCCCTACGCCGAGGCCATCAAGGATGCCTACAAGTTCGCCTTCAATGCCCCCTGCAGCTTCACCCGCGAGGGCGGCAGCATCGGCGCCGTGAAGACCATGGAGGATCTCCTGGGCTGTGAAGTCTTCTTCCTCGGGCTGAGCCTCCCCAGCCACGGCTACCACGCCCCCAACGAGAACTACGACTGGGAGCAGGCCGGTGGCGGCATCGCGGCCTTTGCGCACTACTTCCAGACGGTGAGCGGCATCAAGAACTGA
- a CDS encoding sensor histidine kinase, whose translation MVFEEQSWPEASAPTHFATAERSSPEELRLEAEACLGHPVAGFLMHALDGLVLILDAHRQILATNDKMLQVVDTADGCVMGRRPGELFGCIQVAGSPGGCGTNHACAHCGAVLAILEAQRTGKPIQSECLLTLRRGERTESVEFELVASPLAVGPHQFLAVVLHDLSAVKRRDALERLFYHDVANLMQGIRGWADLLASGASTSRDIAQKLAHLTDLLDRELKSHHAMAQAEHGELKPRVRAVLPLEILVDVGDLLSRHALARDRDVELLPAPEEQIHTDPELLSRVVLNMAVNAVEASFMGETITLSAQLEGPDIRFQVHNPGEIPADIRTRIFQRSFSTKGAAGRGLGTYAMKLFGENVLRGKVGFDTGPEGTTFWILITR comes from the coding sequence ATGGTCTTCGAGGAACAGTCTTGGCCAGAGGCATCGGCCCCGACCCATTTCGCGACGGCGGAACGGTCCAGCCCCGAGGAGCTGCGCCTGGAGGCCGAGGCCTGCCTGGGCCACCCGGTGGCCGGATTCCTGATGCACGCCCTGGACGGCCTGGTGCTGATCCTGGACGCCCACCGCCAGATCCTGGCCACCAACGACAAGATGCTCCAGGTGGTGGACACGGCCGATGGCTGCGTCATGGGGCGCCGCCCCGGTGAGCTGTTTGGATGCATCCAGGTGGCGGGCAGCCCTGGAGGCTGCGGCACCAACCACGCATGCGCCCATTGCGGTGCGGTGCTGGCCATTCTGGAAGCCCAGCGGACCGGGAAGCCCATCCAATCCGAGTGCCTCCTCACCCTCCGCCGCGGGGAGCGCACCGAGAGCGTGGAGTTCGAGCTGGTGGCCAGTCCCCTGGCCGTAGGCCCGCACCAGTTCCTCGCGGTGGTGCTGCACGACCTCAGCGCGGTCAAGCGGCGGGACGCACTGGAGCGCCTGTTCTATCACGACGTGGCCAACCTCATGCAGGGCATCCGGGGCTGGGCGGACCTGCTCGCCTCGGGGGCCAGCACCTCCAGAGACATCGCGCAGAAGCTCGCACACCTGACCGATCTGCTGGACCGGGAGCTGAAGAGCCATCACGCCATGGCCCAGGCCGAACATGGAGAGCTGAAACCCCGGGTACGGGCCGTTCTGCCCCTGGAGATCCTGGTGGATGTCGGCGACCTGCTGAGCCGGCATGCATTGGCCCGAGACCGGGACGTGGAGCTCCTCCCCGCCCCGGAGGAGCAGATCCACACCGATCCCGAGCTGCTGTCCCGGGTGGTGCTGAACATGGCGGTGAATGCCGTGGAGGCCTCCTTCATGGGCGAGACCATCACCCTCTCGGCCCAGCTCGAGGGGCCGGACATCCGCTTCCAGGTCCACAACCCCGGCGAGATCCCGGCGGACATCCGCACCCGCATCTTCCAGCGCTCCTTCAGCACCAAGGGCGCCGCCGGACGAGGTCTCGGCACCTATGCCATGAAGCTCTTCGGCGAGAACGTGCTGCGCGGGAAGGTGGGCTTCGACACCGGGCCCGAAGGCACCACCTTCTGGATCCTGATCACCCGATAG